In Leptodactylus fuscus isolate aLepFus1 chromosome 2, aLepFus1.hap2, whole genome shotgun sequence, one genomic interval encodes:
- the PWP2 gene encoding periodic tryptophan protein 2 homolog yields the protein MKYSYKFSNLLGTFYRRGNLTFTPDGYSLISPVGNRISVFHLKNNRAETLPVATRCNITCVALSPDGSLGILVDEEGAALLVSFVTKAVLNNFHFQQPVHAVSFSPDGRRFVVCKSSVALLYHAPGKRRDFNAFVLDKSFYGPYDETTCIDWTDDSKCFAVGSKDMTTWVFGAERWQNLIYYSLGGHKDAIVSCFFQEDSLDLYTISADATLCMWQCDTELAELLPREPRKTPEPEEPGEEKGEEIRGSANPSAEEKRRRVQYKRALKHFFNKEGDFTSLTAAAYHKKLNILVTGFSSGAFHIHELPELSLIHSLSISDQSISSITINNTGDWISFGSSGLGQLLVWEWQSESYILKQQGHFNNMVALCYSPDGQHIATGGDDGKVKIWDTSSGFCFVTFTEHTSSISAVTFTSNGQVVLSASLDGTVRAFSLLRYRNFRTFTSPRPAQFSCLAVDGSGDIVCAGAQDSFEVYVWSMQTGRLLDVLAGHEGPVSGVAFNPWKSVLATASWDRTVKLWNMTDSWRTTETLSLTADALAVTFRPDGNELAVSSLNGQITMWDPEKGIQTGSIEGRHDLQLGRKKTDKITAKHSSKGKAFTTLCYSADGQALLAGSSSRFVCIYHVREQILAKKFEISCNYSLDAMEEFLDRRKMTEFGSLSLVDDGTGDADGVKLSLPGVRKGDWSSRHFQPEIRVTSLRFSPTGRSWAATSTEGLLIYSLDSSSVFDPFQLDEEVTAGSVHRTLRKGEWTRALVMAMKLNEERLLQEALERVPHTDIKVVCSSLPELYVERLLVFLAAQIEGSRHLQFYLIWAHELLMQYGQKLKARSVSLMPAIHSLQKSIQGHFSYLAKLCDWNRYNMKYAVCLSNQRGMKRTATECDSDMDSEVESMGDIPAEVEGDE from the exons ATGAAGTATTCTTATAAG TTCAGTAATCTCCTGGGGACGTTTTACCGTCGCGGGAACCTGACCTTTACCCCAGATGGGTATTCGCTTATCAGTCCTGTGGGGAATCGAATCAGTGTCTTCCATCTGAAGAA TAATCGTGCGGAGACCCTTCCTGTGGCGACCCGATGTAACATCACCTGTGTAGCCCTGTCTCCTGATGGCTCTCTGGGGATCCTGGTGGATGAAG AGGGCGCCGCGCTTCTTGTGAGTTTCGTTACTAAGGCCGTCCTCAATAACTTCCACTTCCAGCAGCCTGTGCACGCTGTCAGCTTCTCTCCGGACGGCAG GAGGTTTGTGGTGTGTAAGAGCTCGGTGGCCCTCCTGTATCACGCTCCCGGGAAGAGACGCGACTTCAATGCTTTTGTTTTGGATAAATCATTCTATGGTCCTTATGATGAGACAACATGCATCGACTGGACGGACGACTCCAA GTGCTTTGCAGTTGGCAGTAAGGACATGACCACTTGGGTGTTTGGAGCAGAGCGCTGGCAGAATCTCATCTATTACTCACTTGGGGGCCACAAGGATGCCATCGTATCATGCTTTTTCCAGGAGGACAGTCTGGAT ctttacaccatcaGTGCTGATGCTACGCTCTGCATGTGGCAGTGTGATACTGAGCTCGCTGAGCTCTTGCCTCGAGAGCCCAGGAAAACACCCGAGCCAGAAGAACCAGGGGAGGAGAAAGGAGAGGAAATCCGTGGGTCTGCCAATCCCAGTGCGGAGGAGAAGAGACGCAGGGTGCAATATAAGAGAGCCCTCAA ACATTTCTTCAATAAAGAAGGAGACTTCACCTCCCTGACTGCCGCCGCCTACCACAAGAAGCTGAATATCCTGGTGACCGGCTTCTCTTCTGGAGCCTTCCACATCCATGAGCTGCCGGAGCTCAGTCTCATCCACTCGCTCAG TATTTCAGATCAGAGCATCTCCTCCATCACTATAAACAACACGGGGGACTGGATCTCATTTGGTAGCAGTG GTCTGGGTCAGTTGCTGGTGTGGGAATGGCAGAGCGAATCGTATATCCTGAAGCAGCAGGGACACTTCAACAACATGGTGGCGCTGTGTTACTCTCCGGACGGCCAGCACATTGCCACTGGTGGCGATGACGGCAAG GTGAAGATTTGGGACACGAGCAGCGGCTTCTGCTTTGTGACCTTCACGGAGCACACGAGCAGCATCAGCGCGGTCACCTTCACCAGTAACGGGCAGGTGGTGCTCAGCGCTTCGCTGGATGGCACCGTCAGAGCTTTCAGCTTACTCAG GTATCGTAACTTCAGGACGTTCACGTCTCCCCGGCCAGCCCAATTCTCTTGCCTGGCTGTAGACGGCAGCGGCGACATCGTGTGTGCCGGGGCCCAGGACTCCTTTGAGGTTTATGTGTGGAGCATGCAGACCGGGAGACTTCTGGAC GTCTTAGCTGGACACGAGGGGCCGGTCAGCGGCGTGGCGTTTAACCCCTGGAAATCTGTTCTGGCCACCGCCTCTTGGGACCGGACTGTGAAGCTCTGGAACATGACGGACAGCTGGAGGACGACGGAGACCCTGAGTCTGACTGCAGACG CCCTAGCGGTCACTTTCCGTCCGGATGGCAATGAATTGGCGGTGTCTTCTTTGAACGGTCAGATCACCATGTGGGACCCGGAAAAAGGGATTCAGACGGGATCCATCGAGGGAAGACATGATCTGCAGTTAGGACGCAAAAAGACGGATAAAATTACTGCCAAGCACTCCTCAAAGGGAAA GGCCTTCACCACGCTGTGTTACTCAGCAGACGGACAGGCTCTCCTCGCCGGCAGCTCCTCCCGTTTTGTCTGTATTTACCACGTACGCGAGCAAATCCTGGCCAAGAAGTTCGAGATCTCCTGTAATTATTCTCTGGATGCCATGGAG GAGTTTCTGGACCGCCGCAAGATGACAGAATTCGGGAGTCTCTCTTTGGTTGATGATGGGACTGGGGATGCTGATGGGGTCAAGTTGAGTCTTCCGGGAGTCAGAAAAG GTGATTGGAGCTCCAGACACTTTCAACCTGAGATCCGAGTCACATCCTTACGCTTCTCTCCAACCG GACGTAGTTGGGCCGCCACCTCCACAGAGGGTCTCCTGATCTACTCCCTTGACTCCAGTTCGGTGTTTGACCCTTTCCAGCTGGATGAAGAGGTGACTGCTGGCAGTGTGCACCGGACATTGCGTAAGGGCGAGTGGACTCGGGCTCTTGTGATGGCCATGAAACTCAATGAAGAGCGGCTTCTACAGGAGGCGCTGGAGAGGGTGCCGCACACGGACA TTAAGGTTGTTTGTTCCTCGCTCCCGGAACTGTATGTGGAGCGCCTCCTGGTGTTTTTGGCAGCTCAGATTGAAGGTTCCCGTCACTTGCAGTTCTACCTGATCTGGGCTCATGAATTATTGATGCAATATGGCCAGAAGCTAAAGGCTCG ATCAGTTTCCTTAATGCCGGCTATTCACTCCCTGCAGAAGAGTATTCAGGGGCACTTCTCATATCTCGCCAAGCT ATGTGATTGGAATCGGTACAACATGAAGTATGCCGTCTGCCTGTCTAACCAGCGAGGGATGAAGCGCACCGCTACAGAATGTGACAGTGACATGGACTCTGAGGTGGAATCTATGGGTGACATCCCTGCAGAAGTGGAGGGTGACGAGTGA